The genomic interval GATGCCGACCGGCGGGACAGCGCGCTTCATGAGTCCGGTGAACGTGCGGGACTTTCAGAACATCATCTCGGTGGTGGGCCTGAACGAGGGTGCGCTGCGCCGGATCGGCCCGGCCGGCGCCACGCTGGCCCGCGCCGAGGGTCTCGAGGCGCACGCGCGCGCCATCGAAAGCCGCCTGTGACGCCTGGAGCCGCAGTGGACCGCGCGGCGCGGCTGACCCCCATGGTGCTGCTGTGCCTGGGTCTCGTGTACGTCGTGTGGGGCAGCACGTACTTCGGGATCAAGGTGGCGATCGAGACGCTGCCGCCCCTGGGCATGCTGGCCCTGCGGTTCATGGTGGCCGGCGCGCTGATGTTCCTGGTCCTGTGCGCGCGTGGCGCGCGGCTGCCCACCGCGCGCGAGTGGGCCGCGAGCGCCGCGGTGGGTACCCTGCTGCTGGGCGGCGGGACCGGTCTGGTGACGCTGGCCGAGCGGGAGGCAAGCAGCAGTGTGGCCGCCATGGTCATTGCGGTCTCGCCGCTGTTCGCGGCGCTGTTCGCGCGGCTGTGGGGCGAACGCACCGGGGGGCGGGAGTGGCTGGGCATCGGGGTGGGGCTGCTGGGCATCGCGCTGCTGAACCTGGGTGAACTGCGCGCCACGCCGCTGGCGGCGCTGCTGCTGATCCTGGCGCCGCTGTGCTGGACGTTCGGCAGCCAGTGGTCCCGTCACCTGCCGCTGCCGAAAGGCCTGATGGGCAGCGCCGCAGAGATGCTCGCCGGGGGCGGGGTGCTGCTGGTGCTGAGTGTGCTGACCGGCGAGCAGTGGCGCACCCCGAGCGCCGCGAGCCTGTGGGCACTGGCGTACCTGACGGTGTTCGGCAGTCTGGTGGCATACAGCGCGTACATGTACCTCGTGGCGCACACCCGCCCCGCCCTGGCCACCAGCTACGCGTACGTGAACCCTGTGGTGGCGGTGCTGCTGGGCGTGGGCTTCGGCGGGGAGACGCTGGGGCCGCTGGGCTGGGTGGCCCTGGCGGTGATTCTGACCGGCGTGGGGCTCGTCGCGTGGCCTCGCCGGGTGCCGGACCCGGAAGTCACGTGAGCGAGGGGCGGCAGTTCGAGGGGCGCCGCCCGAGCGACCCGGTGAGTCTGGTGGTGCGCCGCCGCATCCGCCCGGGCCGTGAGACCGACTACGAGGCGCTGCTTTCGGAGGCGAACGAGCTGCTGGCCCGCCTGCCCGGCCACCGTGGGACCGGCGTGATCCGCCCCGCGCCAGGGGAACAGGAATACACGCTGCTGGCGCGTTTCGAGTCGTTGACGAGCGCCGCGGCGTGGGAACTGTCGCCCGAGCGCGCCGCCTGGCTGGAGCGCATTGCGCCGCTCGTGGATGAGCATGTGAGTTTCGAGAAGCAGCCCGGCCTGGACTTCTGGTTCACGCCGCCAGCCGCCGCGACGCTGCGCCAGCCGCCCCGCTGGAAGATGGCGCTGCTGACCCTGGCCGCGCTGTACCCGGTGAGTGTCAGTTCGTCCTGGCTGTTCGGAGAAGCGCTCAAGCCCTGGTTGGGACACTGGCCCATGCCGGTGCGGGCGGTGCCGCAGATGGTGATTGTGGTGCTGTCCATGACGTATCTGGTGATGCCTGCCGTGACCCGCTGGGCCGCGCCGTGGCTGAGGGGACCCGCCCGGTAGGTGACGACACGACGCCAGGCGGGCCGCCGGTGAACCCGACGGCCCCCTCAGCGTTCACTTCAGGCGTTTGTCCTGGGGATGCACGCCGTACACGGCGCCCCACGGTTCGTACACGCTCTTGAGCTTGTCGCGGCTCACCAGCTTCCCCTTGACCTTGATGGTGCGGGTCAGGACGCTGGTCATGCCCTGCATGGGCAGGTCCAGCAGGCGGCGGCGGCCCAGGGCGACGCGTTCGTCCGGGGTGTAGCTGGGCTGGGCGGGTGCCTTGAACGCCGTGATGACCGGCTGGCTGACGTTCACCTGCCGGCCGGTGTTGGCGCCGAACACGTCAAAGCGCAGGGTCTTGGCAGCCGTGTCCCAGGCCGCCTGGATAAACAGGTGCGCGCCGGTGTCGTTCTTCATGCGCAGGTTCTTTGCGGGGGCGTACACGGTGGCCTCATAGCCCACAGGGTCGTAGTAGTGCACGCGGTGGCTGTGCTCGTGCCGTTCGGTGACGGGCAGGCCGGCCTGGTACAGCGCGCGGAAGATGGTGGTGCTCACCTGGCAGATGCCGCCGCCATCCTCCTTGGCCAGGGTGCCGCCACTGATCACGAACCCCTTTACGAACCCGGTGCTGGCATCCACCTGCCCGATCTCCTCGTTGAAATTGAATTCGTGGCCGGGCGCAATGAAGAAGTTGTCGAGCTTGTCCGCGCCCACCAGGATGTTCGTTTCCCTGAAGGCGGGGCTGCCGCGGTAGCTGCTGGTGCCGGTGGCGACGTGCCACAGCACGCCGCGCTGGGCCAGCACGTCCACGCTGCGGCCCGGCTGCAGGCGGCCGATCTCGACCTGCGCGGTGCTCTTGCCGGCCTTGATGGCGTTCAGCAGGTTGGCTTTCGTGGCCTGACGGTCCAGGACCCAGCCGCTCTGCTGCGTGGCCACCCAGCTGCCCTTCACGTTGCGGAACACGGCCGGTGTGGGCTTCCGGGCGTTCACGCTTTTCTCCATGCGGTCCAGGAGGGGCGTGAGGGTGGTGCTCAGGCGCCCCACCTTGCGGGTGGCCTTCACCCCCTGGGCGGGGAGCGTCCAGGATTTCACGATGCTCTGCTCGCGCACCTCTCCCTTGCGGATGCTTTTCTCGCTGGTGGTCAGGATCAGTTTGAAACTGCCCTGCGCGTGGGCACTGGTGACCAGGGCGAGGGTCAGGAGGGGCAGGGCGAGGCGCTTCATGCCTCACGCTAGGGGCCCGCACCTGACCGGCTGTGAGCGCGCGTTACGGGACTCCTGAGCGGGCTTTGCGGCCCGCTTAACGCGGCTGGGGCCTCCACCCCCCCAACGCGGCGCCCTACGGAATCAGTGGTTCCAGGGAGGCCAGCCGGGCGCGCAGGGTGCCGGGGTCCGGCGCAACGAGGTTCACGTGCCCCACCTTGCGGCCGTGCCGGTGCGCTTTGTGGTACAGGTGCACGCGGGTGCCGTCCAGTGCGTCAATCGCAGCCCAGTCCGGGGTCAGGGGCGATCCGTCCGGGCCGTCGACGCCCACGACGTTCACCATCGCGGTGGGATGCAGGGGTCGCCAGTCACTCAGGGGAAGGTTCAGCACGGCGCGCACCTGCGCCTCGAACTGGCTGACCCCGCCGCCGTCCTGCGTGAGGTGACCGCTGTTGTGCACGCGGGGCGCGACCTCGTTCACGATCAGGTCCCCGCCGGGCAGCTGGAAGAATTCCAGGGTGATGAGGCCCTCCAGCGCCCACGCGTCCGCGACGGCGCGCGCCAGTTCGCGGGCGCGCGCCTCGGTGCCGTCCGGGACCTGCGCCGGGAAGACACTGCTGCGCAGGATGCCGTCGCGGTGCACGTTCTCCACCAGTGGTCCGAACGCCACCTGCCCGGCAGGGGTGCGGGCCACGGCGAGACTCACTTCCCGCTCGAAGCTCACGAGTCCCTCCAGCACGCAGGGCACGCGGCCCAGGTTCTCCCAGGCGGCGCGCAGCTCCGCGTCGCTGTTGACGCGGGCCTGTCCCTTGCCGTCGTAGCCAAGTTCACTGGTTTTCAGGATGCCCCGGCCGCCCACGCGGGCCAGCGCGCCGGGCAGGTCCGTGTCGGCCTCAATGGCCTCGAACGGCGCGGTGGTCGCCCCGGCGCCCTGCAGCGCCCGTTTCTCGTGGGCGCGGTGCTTGCTGCGTGCCAGCAGTGCCCCGCCGGGCCGCACGGGCACCCGGTCCTGCAGGGCGGCCAGGGCCTCGACGGGCACATTCTCGAATTCCAGCGTTACGGCGTCACAGGCCGCCAGTTCGTTCAGGGCGGCCGGGTCGGTGTAGGGCGCGTGCAGGTGCCGGGCGCACAGGCGCGCCGGGGCGTGCTCGTCGGGTTCCAGCACTGTCACGCGGACCCCGAGGGGCAGGGCCGCCAGGGCCAGCATCTGGGCCAGCTGTCCGCCCCCAGGATGCCCAGCGTCTGTCCGGGCGTCACTCGGCGCCCGCCTGGGGATGACCGTCGAAGAACGGATCGTCCAGCACCGCCTGCGTCTGCTTCTGCCGGAAGGCGTTCAGGTGACTGCGCACGGCCTCGTCGGTGGTTGCCAGGAGCGCCGCGGCGAACAGCGCGGCGTTGCGGGCGCCGGCCGCGCCGATGGCGAAAGTGGCGACCGGCACCCCGGCGGGCATCTGTACAATGCTCAGCAGGCTGTCCTGGCCGCTCAGGGCGCGCGACTGCACGGGCACGCCGAGTACAGGCACGCGCGTGAACGCGGCCAGCATGCCCGGCAGGTGGGCCGCGCCGCCCGCGCCGGCAATGATGCACGAGAGGTTCAGCCGTTCGGCCCGCGCGCCATAGGAGGCCAGCAGGGCCGGCGTGCGGTGGGCGGACAGGACGCGCACCTCGTATGGGACGTGCAGGTCACGCAGGACCTCAAGCGCACCCTGCATGGTCTCGAAATCACTGCGGCTGCCCATCACCACGCCCACGCGCGGAGAGGTCGGGAAGGCAAGGTCGGTCACAGGCCGCATGCTACCTGCCGCGGCGCCAGGTGCGGCGGCAGGCGTCCAGAGCAGTCAGGTGCGGCTCAGCTGTTCTCGCTGCTGTCGCGGTTGGTGCTCGCCGTGCCGTCCTCGGCGCCGCTGCCCCGTTCGATCAGGTCACCGGGGCGCAGCGCGGCGATCACGCCGCTGCCCTGCAGAGTGGACACCGCCGGAACGACCGGCGCCTCGTCCCGGCGGACCGCTTCACCCTGACGGGCGTCATTCACGAGGTTGCCGCCCTCCTGCTCGATTTCCTCCACGCTTTTGCCGAGCGGCGTGTCACCGTAACGGTTATCGGTCATGCCCGCAGTGTGCGGCGCCGCCCGGTACGCGGGGGTGAGAGGCCCGGCGGGCGTCCCTTTACCTTGCGGCAGGCCGCCCGGGACGCACTGGCGCGCCGCCCGGTATGCTGTGCCATCAGAAGAGCGGGTGGGGCGGGCACGGCTACGCCCCGCCGCGAACAAGAGGAGCCGACCATGACCCAACGCCCCAGTGACCGCGCCGCGCAGACCCTGCAGGCCCTTGGACTGACCGACGCCCCCCTGAGTGCCCTGGAACGCGACGACGCACTGTTCGTCCTGACCCCCGACACGCTGCTGTACCAGGACGGAGGCGGAACCCGCCGCGTGACCCTGCGGGACCTGACGCGCATTCACAGTGACCAGGAGGGCGTGCTGCGCGTGGAAACGCCCGCCGGCACGGCCCTGACGGCCAGTCTTCTGGGTTTCGACCCGGGGCAGGTGCAGGGCTTCTTCGGGCAGGTGCGGGACGCCACGGCCCGCGCCAAGGAGCAGCCCACGTCGCCGCTGCCGCAGGCGGGCGCCGCGAAGACCTTTGCGCCCGCTCCGCCTGCGGTGGCTCCGCGGCCGGTGGCGAGTGCCGGTCACCCGGTGACCCTCAGGCCGTCCGCGGAACCGGTGCAGCCTGACCCGGTGCAGACGCTGCCGGACCGCTCCGAACCCGTGGGCGCCGAGCCCAGCCTGGAGGCCACGCCCGGACCGGTGCGTGACGCGCCGGTGCGTGACAGGCCGGTCACCTCCGAGTCCGTCCGGGTGGTCAAGGCCGCGCCTGTCACGCCGCCTGAGGCCGTCACGCCGGAGCGCCCGGCGGCCACACCGGTGGTGATCTCCTCGTCGGCCTTCTCCCCCAGTCGCCCGGCAGAGGCCCGGTCGGCGCCGGCCGCGCCGGCTGCGGCGCCCCTGGTCACAGAGGCTCCCACCGCCCTCCCGGCACTTCGCGGCTCGGCAGGCACGGTGGCCACGCTGGCACGGCAGGCGGACGTGGTGGACGGCCTGACCGGACGACTGCGCCTGCTGGGCATAGTGCTGTTCGTGGGCGCGGTCCTGCTGGCCGGCTTCCAGTTCCTGGCGGGTGAGCGGCTCACGGCCCTGTGGACACTCCTGGCCGGCGGGGTGGGCACCATCACGCTGATGGCGCTGGCGGAGATGGCGCGCCTGCTCGTGGCCCTGGCCCGCGCGTCCGGCGAGGGCTCCGGGGTGATGGATGTCGAATGACGCGCGCGACCTGCTGATTCGCGCGGTGGAGCTGTCCTCCCTGTCCGGTCAGGAAGGGCCGGTTGCCACGTTCTTCCAGGAGTGGATGGCCGCGCGCGGCTTTGAGGCGCGCATTGACGAGGCGGGGAATGCCGTGGGTGAGCGGGGCCACGGGCCGCTGACGGTGGCGCTGCTGGGGCACATGGACACCGTGCCGGGCGAGATCCCGGTGCGGGTGGATGAGCGCGGCGTGCTGCATGGGCGCGGCAGTGTAGACGCCAAGGGGCCGCTGTGCGCGTTCATGGCGGCCGTGGCGACCCTGCCGGACGAGGCGCTGAAGGCGGCGCGGTTCGTGGTGATCGGCGCGACTGAGGAGGAGGCGCCCAGCAGCCGCGGCGCGCGGCACGTCAGGACGGTTCTCTCGCCGGACGTGGTGCTGATCGGCGAGCCCAGCGGCTGGGAAGGCATCACGCTGGGGTACAAGGGCCGGCTGGTCGTGAAGGCGCAGGCCGTGAAGGAGAATTTCCACACGGCTGGCGACGGCAGCAGCGCGGGAGATGACCTGACCGAGGCGTGGTTCCGCGTCCGGGCGTGGGCGGCGGCGGCCGGTGAACCGGGCGGGGTGTTCGGTGGGGTGCAGGCCACCATTCAGGAGTTGGGGGCCGGCACGGACGGCCTGCGTCAGCGGGCCTGGGGCACGTTCGGGCTGCGCCTGCCGGTCAGCGTGACGCCTCAGGTGGCGGAAACGGCCATCCGGGCGGTCCTTGAAGACCTGGACAGCGTCACTGTGGCGTTTGTGGGGCATGAGACAGCAGTCCGGCACGGGAAGGACAACCTCCTGACGCGGGCGCTGCGCGTGGCGATCCGCGCGCAGGGAGGCGCGCCGGTGTTCAAGGTGAAGACCGGGACTAGTGACATGAACGTGGTGGCCAGGCACTGGCCGGCGCCCACCGTGGCGTACGGGCCGGGTGACAGCGCCCTGGATCACACGCCGGAGGAACGCATCGACCTCGCGGAGTATGACCGGGCAGTGGCCGTGCTGCGTGACGCGCTGACGCGCCTGGCCCTTGGCGCGGCTCCCAAGGCCCCCTAAGGCGCACTTCACGTCCCTGTGGGAGCGGGCAGGGATTATCCGGTGGATGCCCTTGCTCCCTTTTTTCTTTTGCTGCGGGGTCCGCTGACATGGACCCCGTCATGCTGGTGCTGATTCTGTTCGTGGTGGCCCTGGTGCTGTTCGCCACCGAGTGGCTGCCGGTGGATGTCACGGCGCTCGGGCTGCTCTCGGCGCTGCTGCTGCTGGGACTCCTGACGCCCAAGGAGGCGTTCGCCGGGTTCGGCAGTGACACGGTCCTGACGCTCGCGTCCCTGTTCATCCTGACGCGCGTGCTGCTCCGGGCCGGCGTCATCGAGTGGATCGGTGCGACGCTGGCGCGCCGTTCCCGCAACGCCACGGGAACGCTGCGGGCCC from Deinococcus taeanensis carries:
- a CDS encoding VanW family protein, with the protein product MKRLALPLLTLALVTSAHAQGSFKLILTTSEKSIRKGEVREQSIVKSWTLPAQGVKATRKVGRLSTTLTPLLDRMEKSVNARKPTPAVFRNVKGSWVATQQSGWVLDRQATKANLLNAIKAGKSTAQVEIGRLQPGRSVDVLAQRGVLWHVATGTSSYRGSPAFRETNILVGADKLDNFFIAPGHEFNFNEEIGQVDASTGFVKGFVISGGTLAKEDGGGICQVSTTIFRALYQAGLPVTERHEHSHRVHYYDPVGYEATVYAPAKNLRMKNDTGAHLFIQAAWDTAAKTLRFDVFGANTGRQVNVSQPVITAFKAPAQPSYTPDERVALGRRRLLDLPMQGMTSVLTRTIKVKGKLVSRDKLKSVYEPWGAVYGVHPQDKRLK
- a CDS encoding antibiotic biosynthesis monooxygenase, whose product is MSEGRQFEGRRPSDPVSLVVRRRIRPGRETDYEALLSEANELLARLPGHRGTGVIRPAPGEQEYTLLARFESLTSAAAWELSPERAAWLERIAPLVDEHVSFEKQPGLDFWFTPPAAATLRQPPRWKMALLTLAALYPVSVSSSWLFGEALKPWLGHWPMPVRAVPQMVIVVLSMTYLVMPAVTRWAAPWLRGPAR
- the purE gene encoding 5-(carboxyamino)imidazole ribonucleotide mutase → MTDLAFPTSPRVGVVMGSRSDFETMQGALEVLRDLHVPYEVRVLSAHRTPALLASYGARAERLNLSCIIAGAGGAAHLPGMLAAFTRVPVLGVPVQSRALSGQDSLLSIVQMPAGVPVATFAIGAAGARNAALFAAALLATTDEAVRSHLNAFRQKQTQAVLDDPFFDGHPQAGAE
- the yedA gene encoding drug/metabolite exporter YedA, with protein sequence MDRAARLTPMVLLCLGLVYVVWGSTYFGIKVAIETLPPLGMLALRFMVAGALMFLVLCARGARLPTAREWAASAAVGTLLLGGGTGLVTLAEREASSSVAAMVIAVSPLFAALFARLWGERTGGREWLGIGVGLLGIALLNLGELRATPLAALLLILAPLCWTFGSQWSRHLPLPKGLMGSAAEMLAGGGVLLVLSVLTGEQWRTPSAASLWALAYLTVFGSLVAYSAYMYLVAHTRPALATSYAYVNPVVAVLLGVGFGGETLGPLGWVALAVILTGVGLVAWPRRVPDPEVT
- the purK gene encoding 5-(carboxyamino)imidazole ribonucleotide synthase — its product is MLALAALPLGVRVTVLEPDEHAPARLCARHLHAPYTDPAALNELAACDAVTLEFENVPVEALAALQDRVPVRPGGALLARSKHRAHEKRALQGAGATTAPFEAIEADTDLPGALARVGGRGILKTSELGYDGKGQARVNSDAELRAAWENLGRVPCVLEGLVSFEREVSLAVARTPAGQVAFGPLVENVHRDGILRSSVFPAQVPDGTEARARELARAVADAWALEGLITLEFFQLPGGDLIVNEVAPRVHNSGHLTQDGGGVSQFEAQVRAVLNLPLSDWRPLHPTAMVNVVGVDGPDGSPLTPDWAAIDALDGTRVHLYHKAHRHGRKVGHVNLVAPDPGTLRARLASLEPLIP
- a CDS encoding [LysW]-lysine hydrolase; the encoded protein is MSNDARDLLIRAVELSSLSGQEGPVATFFQEWMAARGFEARIDEAGNAVGERGHGPLTVALLGHMDTVPGEIPVRVDERGVLHGRGSVDAKGPLCAFMAAVATLPDEALKAARFVVIGATEEEAPSSRGARHVRTVLSPDVVLIGEPSGWEGITLGYKGRLVVKAQAVKENFHTAGDGSSAGDDLTEAWFRVRAWAAAAGEPGGVFGGVQATIQELGAGTDGLRQRAWGTFGLRLPVSVTPQVAETAIRAVLEDLDSVTVAFVGHETAVRHGKDNLLTRALRVAIRAQGGAPVFKVKTGTSDMNVVARHWPAPTVAYGPGDSALDHTPEERIDLAEYDRAVAVLRDALTRLALGAAPKAP